A genomic segment from Sparus aurata chromosome 10, fSpaAur1.1, whole genome shotgun sequence encodes:
- the LOC115590465 gene encoding protein MNN4-like, with the protein MKDLNKGQAAGIRPEEEKLRRREAENRVKSLKEELESMKTEIRKKRSDLQQLDEEKKKKEENVERLKEHLENKNTEIEDKQAEVQQLQEENQEMETNLQTMNKESNNVKLESSGAAPDQPSSSTLDGLKDEVNKLTEEKKRSEEEQQKLQTEKTQLI; encoded by the exons gaggagaagctgaggaggagagaagctgaGAACAGAGTGAAGTCCCTGAAAGAGGAGCTGGAGTCCATGAAGACTGAG aTTAGAAAGAAACGATCtgatctgcagcagctggatgaagagaagaagaagaaggaggagaacgtGGAGAGACTGAAGgaacatctggagaacaagaacaCAGAG ATTGAGGACAAACAAGCTGAAgtccagcagctccaggagGAGAATCAGGAGATGGAGACCAACCTGCAGACCATGAACAAAGAGTCCAACAATGTGAAG TTGGAAAGTAGTGGAGCTGCTCCAGACCAGCCTTCATCCTCTACA CTTGATGGTCTGAAAGATGAAGTCAACAAGctcacagaggagaagaagaggagtgaGGAAGAGCAACAGAAGCTGCAGACTGAGAAAACACAG ctCATTTAA